A region of Plasmodium cynomolgi strain B DNA, scaffold: 0021, whole genome shotgun sequence DNA encodes the following proteins:
- a CDS encoding RAD protein (Pv-fam-e;~putative) — protein MNNLAMFKMCKPVGLFILLLGIALLNNISIPHGNAALKSNIVAFARQLSELSEIVHHYCPKTNSKEGNSKNPVDEKKFSEVYSKLKMLEAMRNYAKFTYVLKNDITNDLSAYNSLLAYLYVATKYKYPKADKEKLWKECREELKKEFQEVNDYYERICKDYEHTRIASGYSFSKKLEKYVKLWREVAFRNEIKWKNGFSTEIRNYKPKKNQSHNLRNCIKQMNSGTKKNKLMNFLKILNHYV, from the exons atgaataacctCGCCATGTTCAAGATGTGCAAACCCGTTGGTCTTTTCATCCTTCTTTTAGGGATTGCGTTGTTG aataATATTAGCATTCCACATGGTAATGCAGCGTTGAAGTCAAATATAGTTGCATTCGCAAGACAATTATCGGAGCTATCGGAAATCGTACATCATTATTGTCCAAAAACTAATTCAAAGGAAGGCAATAGCAAAAATCCTGTAGACGAGAAAAAGTTTTCTGAAGtatattcaaaattaaagatGTTGGAAGCAATGAGAAATTATGCCaaatttacatatgtattaaaaaaCGATATAACTAATGATCTTAGCGCATATAATTCGCTTCTTGCGTACTTATATG TAGCCACCAAATATAAGTATCCGAAGGCAGATAAAGAGAAATTGTGGAAAGAATGCAGAGaagaattgaaaaaagaatttcaaGAAGTAAACGATTATTATGAACGTATTTGTAAGGATTATGAGCATACTCGTATAGCATCGGGTTATTcttttagcaaaaaattggaaaaatacgTTAAATTGTGGAGAGAAGTTGCATTTcgaaatgaaattaaatggaaaaatggttTTTCAACTGAAATAAGAAATTAtaaacccaaaaaaaatcaaagtcaTAATTTGAGAAATTGCATTAAACAAATGAATAGCggtactaaaaaaaataaattaatgaattttctaaaaatcCTAAATCATTACGTTTAA